In Nocardia sp. NBC_00403, one DNA window encodes the following:
- a CDS encoding MlaD family protein, producing the protein MTLTRFVRIQLSIFAVLTVIGLVVMGGMYVQLPAMFGIGRYDVIVRLDATGGLYQTANVAYRGTNVGVVKEVRLTEDGVEAELSIDSDYKIPSDVDAWIRSVSAIGEQYVDLVPVEQPKGGNLAAGSVIPVDRTKLPQDVGSLLDQTDRLLSSVADTRLRQVIDEAFQAFNGAGPDLQRFIDSAALLVQEAQNSADPTKKLLDQIGPLLDTQIQSDAAIRSWTRDLATVTDQLRAHDPALRNLLRDGPAAMQRVSAQFNDLRPTLPLLLRNLVSVGQVAVTYHAGLEQLLVVFPPLIAALETIIRGPMEYGVMVDFMAVVNDPPACTTGFLPADQRRSPSELDSIGTPPGLYCKVPQDSPIEVRGIRNTPCMEVPGVRAPTPELCRTGYVPEGNNPPFGPVQPVAPASAPIAPAAVPVAPASYGGGTPAAAKPYDPGTGVYIGTDGRTYRQGDVGRGGSGTVPSSWQAMLEEQQR; encoded by the coding sequence ATGACGCTCACCCGATTCGTTCGCATCCAGCTGTCGATCTTCGCCGTGCTCACGGTGATCGGCCTGGTGGTGATGGGCGGTATGTACGTCCAGCTGCCCGCGATGTTCGGCATCGGACGCTACGACGTGATCGTCCGCCTCGATGCGACCGGCGGCCTCTACCAAACGGCGAACGTCGCGTATCGCGGCACGAATGTCGGTGTGGTCAAGGAAGTTCGGCTCACCGAGGACGGTGTCGAGGCCGAACTGTCCATCGACAGCGATTACAAGATCCCGTCCGATGTGGACGCCTGGATCCGCAGCGTTTCCGCGATCGGTGAGCAGTACGTCGATCTGGTGCCCGTCGAGCAGCCCAAGGGCGGCAACCTGGCCGCCGGCTCGGTGATTCCGGTGGATCGCACCAAGCTGCCACAGGATGTGGGATCGCTGCTGGACCAGACCGACCGGCTGCTGTCCAGCGTCGCCGACACCAGGCTGCGTCAGGTGATCGACGAGGCATTCCAAGCTTTCAACGGTGCGGGCCCCGATCTGCAGCGGTTCATCGATTCGGCGGCCCTGCTGGTGCAGGAGGCGCAGAACAGTGCGGATCCGACCAAGAAGCTGCTTGATCAGATCGGGCCGCTGCTGGACACCCAAATTCAATCGGATGCGGCCATCCGTTCATGGACACGCGATCTGGCCACGGTGACCGACCAACTGCGCGCCCACGATCCCGCGCTGCGCAATCTGCTGCGCGACGGTCCCGCCGCGATGCAACGGGTCAGCGCACAGTTCAACGACCTGCGACCGACGCTGCCGTTGTTGTTGCGGAATCTGGTCAGTGTCGGGCAGGTCGCAGTCACGTATCACGCTGGGCTGGAACAACTTCTGGTGGTTTTCCCGCCGTTGATCGCGGCACTGGAGACGATCATCCGTGGACCGATGGAATACGGCGTGATGGTCGACTTCATGGCTGTTGTCAACGATCCGCCCGCGTGCACCACCGGGTTCCTGCCCGCGGATCAGCGCCGCTCGCCGAGTGAGCTGGACTCGATCGGCACCCCGCCCGGCCTGTACTGCAAGGTGCCGCAGGATTCGCCCATCGAGGTGCGCGGCATCCGCAATACACCCTGCATGGAGGTGCCGGGTGTGCGCGCTCCGACTCCGGAGCTGTGCCGCACCGGGTATGTGCCGGAGGGGAACAACCCGCCGTTCGGTCCGGTGCAGCCGGTGGCTCCCGCGAGCGCGCCCATCGCGCCTGCCGCAGTGCCCGTCGCCCCCGCGAGCTACGGTGGCGGCACGCCGGCGGCCGCTAAGCCCTACGACCCCGGCACCGGCGTATACATCGGTACGGACGGACGCACCTACCGACAAGGCGACGTCGGGCGGGGCGGATCGGGCACGGTACCGTCGAGCTGGCAGGCAATGCTTGAGGAGCAGCAACGATGA
- a CDS encoding MCE family protein: MSMLTTVRKLPRWMLVIAGVLVAALVLTGAYSGILRIGKTTITAYFPSTTGLYAGDDVRVLGVKVGSIDAIDPGRDRVKVRMTIDRGVDIPADARAVIISPSLVSARFIQLAPAYTGGPKLGDGAEIGLDRTAVPVEWDDIKAELSKLATTLGPVGDDTQGSFGRFINTAADNLDGNGQKLRDTLRELSATLSTLSDGRTDLFGTIRNLQKFVEVLSSSNEQIVQFGGRLASVSSVLAGVSTDLGAGLDNLDVALADVKRFLEGSGAELTEGVQRLADVTQILVDKQPELERVLHAGPTALVNFYQIYKPATGTVSGAVALNNTADPLSFLCGSIRALEANDSNRSADLCAQYLAPVISSLAMNYAPILLNPASSVTAFPNQLVYSPPSLAARAPSTAPQQAPVTVPSGLEGLAIPGGGR, from the coding sequence ATGAGCATGCTGACCACTGTTCGGAAGCTGCCGCGCTGGATGCTGGTCATCGCGGGAGTGCTGGTCGCCGCCCTGGTGCTGACCGGCGCGTACAGCGGCATCCTCCGGATCGGGAAGACCACGATCACCGCGTACTTCCCGTCCACGACGGGTTTGTACGCGGGTGACGATGTGCGGGTGCTCGGCGTCAAGGTCGGCAGCATCGATGCGATCGACCCCGGCCGCGACCGGGTGAAGGTGCGGATGACCATCGATCGCGGGGTCGACATTCCCGCCGACGCCCGCGCGGTGATCATTTCGCCGTCGTTGGTTTCGGCCAGGTTCATTCAGCTCGCACCCGCCTACACCGGTGGCCCGAAGCTGGGCGACGGCGCGGAGATCGGGCTCGATCGCACCGCGGTGCCCGTCGAGTGGGACGACATCAAGGCCGAGCTGTCCAAGCTGGCAACGACTCTCGGCCCGGTGGGCGACGACACGCAGGGTTCGTTCGGGCGCTTCATCAACACTGCGGCCGATAATTTGGACGGCAACGGTCAGAAGCTGCGCGACACGTTGCGGGAGCTGTCGGCGACCTTGAGCACGCTGTCCGACGGCCGCACCGACCTTTTCGGCACTATCCGGAATCTGCAGAAGTTCGTCGAGGTGCTGTCGTCGAGCAACGAACAGATCGTGCAATTCGGCGGCAGGCTCGCCTCGGTGTCCTCGGTGCTGGCCGGTGTCTCCACGGATCTCGGTGCCGGACTGGACAATCTGGATGTGGCCCTGGCCGATGTGAAGCGATTCCTGGAGGGCAGCGGCGCCGAACTCACCGAGGGCGTGCAGCGGCTGGCCGACGTCACGCAGATACTGGTGGACAAGCAGCCGGAACTGGAGCGGGTGTTGCATGCGGGACCGACGGCACTGGTGAACTTCTATCAGATCTACAAGCCGGCGACCGGTACGGTCAGCGGTGCGGTCGCACTGAACAACACCGCGGATCCGCTCAGCTTCCTGTGCGGATCGATCCGGGCGCTGGAGGCCAATGATTCCAACCGCTCCGCCGATCTGTGTGCCCAGTACCTTGCACCCGTGATCAGCTCGCTGGCCATGAATTACGCGCCGATACTGCTGAATCCGGCCTCCAGCGTGACCGCGTTCCCCAACCAGTTGGTGTACAGCCCGCCGAGCCTGGCGGCGCGGGCACCATCGACGGCACCGCAGCAGGCGCCGGTAACCGTGCCGAGTGGGCTAGAAGGACTGGCCATTCCGGGAGGAGGGCGATGA
- a CDS encoding SDR family NAD(P)-dependent oxidoreductase, with translation MNLDRYRTLMADVEAGKNGKVGKAIQAGTIRWLLQPMAKGGRSPGGARPSGANFTGLRILVTGGSSGIGRAAAHRFAGLGAEVVVVARRIAELDRFCAEITESGGMAHAIACDLTDPESVTALAAEVRTRWSGMDVLVNNAGRSIRRSITDSLQRYEQGEPGDRRILHDFERTMAINYFGAVALTMQLLPAMLERGTGHIINVGTAGAHMGSMPRYSAYGGSKTALTAFGRSLGAELSSRGIAATTVQFPLVQTPMIDGTEDYRGVPTLAPEAAAEWLVRAIRTRPIALYPRFAALMRAYSALFPTAADRALLMAS, from the coding sequence TTGAACCTCGACAGATACCGCACCTTGATGGCCGATGTCGAAGCGGGTAAGAACGGCAAGGTCGGCAAGGCCATCCAGGCCGGAACCATCCGATGGTTGCTGCAACCGATGGCCAAGGGCGGTCGATCACCCGGTGGCGCGAGACCATCCGGCGCGAACTTCACCGGACTGCGAATCCTGGTGACCGGCGGCTCGTCCGGAATCGGCAGGGCCGCGGCGCACCGGTTCGCCGGACTCGGCGCGGAGGTCGTCGTCGTGGCGCGCCGGATCGCGGAATTGGACCGGTTCTGCGCCGAGATCACCGAGTCGGGCGGCATGGCGCACGCGATCGCCTGCGATCTCACCGACCCCGAGTCGGTCACCGCGCTCGCCGCGGAGGTACGTACCCGGTGGAGCGGCATGGACGTCCTGGTCAACAATGCCGGCCGATCGATCCGGCGCAGCATCACCGACTCCTTACAGCGCTACGAGCAGGGCGAGCCGGGCGACCGGCGGATCCTGCACGACTTCGAGCGCACCATGGCAATCAACTACTTCGGCGCTGTCGCGCTGACCATGCAACTGCTGCCCGCCATGCTCGAGCGCGGCACCGGCCACATCATCAATGTCGGTACCGCGGGCGCGCACATGGGCAGCATGCCGAGGTACTCCGCCTATGGTGGTTCCAAAACGGCGCTGACCGCCTTCGGCCGCAGCCTCGGTGCGGAGCTGAGCAGCCGGGGCATCGCCGCGACAACGGTTCAGTTTCCGCTGGTGCAGACGCCCATGATCGATGGAACCGAGGATTACCGTGGTGTTCCGACTCTCGCCCCGGAGGCTGCGGCGGAATGGCTGGTGCGGGCAATCCGCACCAGACCGATCGCGCTGTATCCACGCTTCGCCGCACTGATGCGGGCCTATAGCGCGCTGTTTCCGACCGCAGCCGACCGCGCCCTGCTCATGGCATCGTGA
- a CDS encoding MCE family protein, with protein sequence MNEKRSPVITIGVVGIVVAIAVALSALQFDRLPFIRGGATFTAYFADAGGLVPGDPVQVAGVRSGRVEDVHLDGAKVLVRFTLDESIVLGQKTSAAVKTNTVLGRKSLEVTPEGSGALRADDTIPLERTTSPYSLNDALGDLGRTVQGLDMDQVDKTLDALSATFADTPAPLRSALDGVTALSRSINARDQALSELLTRAQSVTKILADRSNQINALLLDGNDLLGELDRRRGAIAQLIVYVNGVSQQLSGLVADNEAQLKPALDKLNSVLALLQRNKQNLSEALDGLGPYSAALGEQVGNGPWFNAYVVNASSTELQPLVDALVWPQHLPEDLRNIFTNPGPSIGPAVQEPPR encoded by the coding sequence ATGAACGAGAAGCGATCACCAGTCATCACCATCGGCGTCGTCGGCATTGTCGTCGCGATCGCGGTGGCACTGTCGGCACTGCAATTCGACCGGCTGCCGTTCATCCGCGGTGGCGCCACCTTCACGGCGTACTTCGCCGACGCGGGTGGTTTGGTGCCCGGCGACCCGGTGCAGGTCGCCGGGGTGCGCTCGGGCCGGGTGGAGGATGTCCATCTGGACGGGGCCAAGGTGCTGGTCCGGTTCACCCTCGACGAGTCGATCGTGTTGGGACAGAAGACCTCTGCCGCGGTCAAGACGAACACCGTGCTCGGCCGCAAGTCGCTGGAGGTGACACCGGAGGGTTCGGGCGCATTGCGTGCCGACGACACGATTCCGCTGGAGCGCACCACCTCTCCGTATTCGCTCAACGACGCGCTCGGCGACCTCGGCCGCACGGTGCAGGGGCTGGATATGGATCAGGTCGACAAGACCCTCGACGCACTGTCGGCGACTTTCGCCGACACCCCCGCGCCGCTGCGTTCCGCGCTGGACGGGGTGACCGCGTTGTCGCGCAGCATCAATGCCCGCGATCAGGCGCTCTCGGAGCTGCTGACCCGTGCGCAGAGCGTCACGAAGATCCTCGCCGACCGGAGCAACCAGATCAACGCACTGCTGTTGGACGGCAACGACCTGCTCGGCGAGCTGGATCGACGCCGCGGCGCGATCGCGCAGTTGATCGTGTACGTCAACGGTGTGTCCCAGCAGCTGTCCGGACTTGTCGCCGATAACGAGGCGCAGCTGAAACCGGCACTGGACAAGTTGAATTCGGTGCTCGCGCTGCTGCAGCGCAATAAGCAGAACCTCAGCGAAGCGCTCGATGGACTCGGACCATATTCGGCGGCGCTCGGTGAACAGGTCGGCAACGGACCCTGGTTCAACGCCTACGTGGTGAACGCGTCGAGCACCGAACTGCAGCCGCTCGTCGATGCCCTGGTATGGCCGCAGCATCTCCCGGAGGACCTGCGCAATATCTTCACGAACCCGGGACCCTCGATCGGGCCCGCAGTCCAGGAGCCGCCGCGATGA
- a CDS encoding MCE family protein, with the protein MMRPRSMRRIGALAIGIAVTLGVSGCQWDGLNSLPMPGTQGTEKGSYAVRIQMPNVTTLTRNSPVRVDDVTVGTVTKIEVEGWHALVTVSINPDVKLPANAVAKIGQTSLLGSNHLELAPPTDVAPQGQLRAGDLIPLDRAGIYPTTEQVLSSLSVVLNGGGISQLETITRELNAALHGRENDIRDLLPQLAELTTNLDAQRNDIIRAMSGLDRLGGQLVQQRDVLAAGIEQIHPALTVLADRTANITAAITALGELSDVTQRIVAAGGENLKSNLRSLAPLLQTLADTGDNLIESLKILLTFPFPMKNLDNAIKGDYLNLYITIDMTAKRLDTNWLTGTPLGGRFGGVEGVLGGFAPDTATQNGNPATGPLQPPPTQGRPTPTIPGLPPIPGLPAIPGLTVPLPGATAPQGGPGR; encoded by the coding sequence ATGATGCGACCGCGTTCGATGCGCAGGATAGGTGCCCTCGCCATTGGCATCGCGGTGACGCTCGGCGTCTCCGGCTGCCAGTGGGACGGTCTGAATTCGCTGCCGATGCCCGGCACCCAGGGGACCGAGAAGGGCTCCTACGCGGTGCGCATCCAGATGCCGAATGTGACAACGCTGACCAGGAATTCACCGGTGCGCGTCGACGACGTGACGGTCGGGACGGTGACCAAGATCGAGGTGGAGGGCTGGCATGCGCTGGTCACCGTTTCGATCAATCCCGATGTGAAGCTTCCGGCCAACGCGGTCGCGAAGATCGGTCAGACCAGCCTGCTCGGCAGCAACCATCTCGAGCTGGCCCCGCCGACCGATGTCGCACCGCAGGGGCAACTGCGCGCCGGTGACCTCATTCCGCTGGACCGCGCCGGCATTTACCCGACCACCGAACAGGTGCTTTCGTCGCTGTCGGTGGTGCTCAACGGCGGTGGCATTTCGCAGCTGGAGACGATCACCCGCGAGCTCAACGCCGCGTTGCACGGTCGCGAGAACGACATCCGTGATCTGCTGCCGCAGCTGGCCGAACTCACTACCAATCTCGACGCGCAGCGCAACGACATCATCAGGGCCATGAGCGGATTGGATCGCCTCGGCGGCCAACTCGTCCAGCAGCGTGATGTGCTGGCCGCCGGCATCGAGCAGATCCACCCCGCGCTCACCGTGCTCGCCGATCGCACCGCGAATATCACCGCCGCGATCACCGCGCTCGGTGAGCTGAGCGATGTCACGCAGCGGATCGTCGCGGCGGGCGGTGAGAACCTGAAGTCGAATCTGCGCAGCCTCGCGCCGCTGCTGCAGACACTCGCCGACACCGGCGACAATCTCATCGAGTCGCTCAAGATCCTGCTCACGTTCCCGTTCCCGATGAAGAACCTCGACAACGCGATCAAGGGTGACTACCTCAACCTGTACATCACCATAGATATGACCGCGAAACGGCTGGATACCAACTGGCTCACCGGAACACCGCTCGGCGGCCGGTTCGGCGGCGTCGAAGGTGTCCTCGGCGGCTTCGCGCCCGATACGGCCACTCAGAACGGGAACCCGGCGACCGGGCCACTGCAACCGCCGCCCACCCAAGGCCGGCCGACGCCGACCATCCCTGGTCTGCCGCCGATACCGGGGCTGCCCGCCATTCCAGGACTGACCGTGCCGTTGCCGGGAGCCACTGCGCCACAAGGGGGTCCGGGGCGATGA
- a CDS encoding h domain protein has product MSGLRGKILLLVTAVIVVVAGIVAGINGYRYWDDRRSEQSRTEAVDAADRTVSAMFTYDYKTVDTELPKAADQLSASFRDDYLKLIKQAIAPGAKEKQLSVKATTEARGVVSADRSRAVVLIFLNQVTTSQESPQGTSTGSRVRVTLDKSDDHWLVSQVTPI; this is encoded by the coding sequence ATGAGTGGACTACGAGGCAAGATCCTGCTGCTCGTCACGGCCGTGATCGTGGTCGTGGCGGGAATCGTGGCCGGTATCAACGGGTATCGGTACTGGGATGATCGGCGATCGGAGCAGTCACGCACCGAAGCGGTCGACGCGGCCGACCGCACGGTGTCGGCGATGTTCACCTACGACTACAAGACCGTGGACACCGAGCTGCCGAAGGCGGCCGATCAGCTCTCGGCGAGCTTCCGCGACGACTACCTGAAATTGATCAAGCAGGCCATCGCGCCGGGTGCCAAGGAGAAACAGCTCAGCGTCAAGGCGACCACCGAGGCGCGCGGCGTGGTTTCGGCCGATCGCTCGCGTGCGGTTGTCCTGATCTTCCTCAACCAGGTCACCACCAGTCAGGAATCCCCGCAGGGCACTTCCACCGGCAGCCGGGTCCGGGTCACCCTGGACAAGAGCGACGACCACTGGCTGGTTTCGCAGGTCACGCCGATCTGA
- a CDS encoding MCE family protein: protein MKNTGTAIKLAIFTLVMTLVFAGLAIVFSQVRFAREYGYHAVFTSSSGMLPGSKVRIAGVPVGTVTSIKVGKDHLAHVEFDVDRNYRLLASTRATIKYENLVGDRYMELLEGPGSTHVLADGGTIGKEQTAPALDLDMLLGGFKPLIRGLDPGQVNDLTNALLQIFQGQGGTLVQLLNSGGSFAKTLADRDALIGSVINNLNTVLETIDQRGDQFATTLDELQRLVSGLAAQRDPIGDALPRIAGATRDLTDLLGQARPDLRATIEQTGRLATNLDGGSDTVQWVLERLPATYKQLIRIGAYGSFLQLYICGTNMLVDGPDGKVLQVNLPGEQTTGRCAPNK from the coding sequence GTGAAAAATACTGGAACAGCAATCAAGTTGGCCATCTTCACCCTGGTGATGACGCTGGTCTTCGCCGGGCTCGCGATCGTGTTCAGCCAGGTGCGTTTCGCGAGGGAGTACGGATACCACGCGGTGTTCACCAGCTCGTCGGGGATGCTGCCCGGCTCGAAGGTGCGCATCGCCGGCGTGCCGGTCGGCACGGTCACCTCGATCAAGGTGGGCAAGGACCATCTGGCGCACGTCGAGTTCGATGTCGACCGCAACTACCGGTTGCTCGCGAGCACACGCGCGACGATCAAGTACGAAAACCTGGTCGGCGACCGGTATATGGAACTGCTCGAAGGACCCGGCTCGACGCATGTGCTCGCCGACGGCGGCACCATCGGCAAGGAGCAGACCGCGCCCGCGCTCGACTTGGACATGCTGCTCGGTGGCTTCAAGCCGCTCATCCGTGGCCTCGATCCCGGGCAGGTCAACGATCTGACCAACGCACTGCTGCAGATCTTCCAGGGCCAGGGTGGCACGCTGGTGCAGCTGTTGAACAGCGGCGGCTCGTTCGCCAAGACCCTCGCCGACCGCGATGCGTTGATCGGCAGTGTGATCAACAATCTGAACACGGTGTTGGAGACCATCGACCAGCGCGGCGACCAGTTCGCCACCACACTCGACGAATTGCAGCGCCTGGTCAGCGGTTTGGCCGCCCAACGGGATCCGATCGGTGACGCACTGCCCCGAATCGCCGGAGCCACACGCGATCTCACCGATCTGCTCGGTCAGGCGCGTCCTGATCTGCGCGCGACCATCGAGCAGACCGGGCGCCTGGCCACCAATCTCGACGGTGGTTCCGACACCGTGCAGTGGGTGCTCGAACGCCTGCCCGCCACCTATAAGCAGCTGATCCGCATCGGCGCCTACGGCTCGTTCCTGCAGCTCTACATCTGCGGCACGAACATGCTCGTGGATGGCCCCGACGGCAAGGTGTTACAGGTCAACCTGCCCGGGGAGCAGACGACCGGAAGGTGTGCGCCGAACAAATGA
- a CDS encoding MCE family protein, with the protein MAQSKQAERGLAAAMRGGLGLKLAGAAMVLTLVAIAAVAMIMFVGGFTKTVTVTVDAPRSGLVLDPDAKVKVRGVEIGRVSAINQTGDGAKLKLALDPELLKLVPSNAGVDIRSTTVFGAKYINFTVPQQPSSTSLQPGATVTAAAVTVEFNTLFQHLSDLLGKIEPEKLNATMTALGTALQGRGQKLGELLARSDAYLKDINPYLPTLQQDLIKTADVTELYADTVPDLLRTVNNLITTSNTFVDEQSGLDNVLVNLIGLADTTGSVLRENENQLVTALDLLQPTTSLLREYAPALGCVINGIGPLMPTAEAMFGGIKPGIGMNTNFMFGAKPYTYPDDLPKVNATGGPHCEGVVNRVPGSHADYVVTDTSQGTVYQPNTGSPRLNEAPRVFQLLFAGLPGVPTP; encoded by the coding sequence ATGGCGCAATCGAAGCAAGCAGAACGCGGCCTGGCAGCAGCCATGCGCGGTGGGCTCGGACTGAAACTGGCGGGCGCCGCGATGGTGCTCACCCTGGTCGCCATCGCCGCCGTCGCAATGATCATGTTCGTCGGCGGCTTCACCAAGACGGTCACCGTCACGGTCGACGCACCGCGCAGCGGCCTGGTCCTGGACCCCGACGCCAAGGTGAAGGTGCGTGGGGTGGAGATCGGCCGTGTTTCGGCGATCAACCAGACCGGCGACGGTGCGAAGCTGAAGCTCGCGCTGGATCCAGAACTGCTGAAACTGGTTCCGTCGAATGCGGGCGTCGACATCCGTTCCACCACCGTATTCGGCGCGAAGTACATCAACTTCACCGTGCCGCAGCAGCCCTCGTCGACGTCACTGCAGCCCGGCGCGACCGTGACCGCCGCGGCGGTGACCGTCGAATTCAACACCTTGTTCCAGCATCTGTCGGACCTGCTCGGCAAGATCGAGCCGGAGAAACTGAACGCGACGATGACCGCGCTCGGCACCGCGCTGCAGGGGCGGGGTCAGAAGCTGGGTGAGCTACTTGCACGCAGCGACGCGTACCTGAAGGACATCAACCCGTATCTGCCCACCCTGCAACAGGATCTGATCAAGACGGCCGATGTCACCGAGCTCTACGCCGACACCGTTCCCGACCTCCTGCGCACCGTGAACAATCTCATCACGACGAGCAACACCTTCGTCGACGAGCAGAGCGGCCTGGACAACGTGCTGGTGAACCTCATCGGCCTGGCCGACACCACCGGCTCGGTGTTGCGGGAGAACGAGAATCAGCTCGTCACCGCGCTGGATCTGCTGCAGCCCACGACCAGTCTGCTGAGGGAGTACGCGCCCGCGCTCGGCTGCGTCATCAATGGCATCGGTCCGCTGATGCCGACGGCCGAGGCCATGTTCGGCGGCATAAAGCCAGGCATCGGGATGAACACCAACTTCATGTTCGGCGCCAAGCCCTATACCTATCCGGATGATCTGCCGAAGGTGAACGCCACCGGCGGTCCGCACTGCGAAGGCGTCGTGAACCGAGTGCCCGGCAGCCACGCCGACTATGTCGTGACCGATACCAGCCAGGGCACGGTGTACCAGCCGAACACGGGATCGCCGCGATTGAACGAGGCGCCCAGGGTGTTCCAGCTGTTGTTCGCCGGGCTGCCGGGGGTGCCCACGCCGTGA